The Fuerstiella sp. genome has a window encoding:
- a CDS encoding SDR family oxidoreductase, producing the protein MDVSGKTAFVTGAGRGIGKGCALELARHGADLIVNDRPGSPDLQNTVNEVRALGRTCESVEGDVFGGEGCEQVVADVLDAAESVDILISNPAYGRRTPFLELDRHEFERIVQATLTAGFHISQLVARHMVENGNGKIVFISSVQAERPYTQCCAYGAAKAGLNLLMQTIAVELSPYRINVNAIEPGWIDTPGEHVTFTEQEITEKGKQLPWGRLGLPAEIGRAATFLSSSDADYISGSILAVDGLFRYKDCIHRF; encoded by the coding sequence ATGGACGTATCTGGAAAAACAGCATTTGTCACCGGAGCCGGTCGAGGAATCGGAAAAGGATGCGCCCTGGAGTTGGCCCGCCATGGCGCGGATCTGATTGTCAACGACCGGCCAGGAAGTCCGGATCTGCAGAACACGGTTAATGAAGTTCGGGCGCTGGGACGGACGTGTGAGTCGGTTGAAGGTGATGTGTTTGGGGGGGAAGGCTGTGAGCAGGTTGTTGCGGATGTGCTGGATGCGGCGGAGTCTGTCGACATCCTGATCAGCAATCCTGCCTATGGACGGCGCACACCGTTTCTGGAGCTGGATCGCCATGAATTTGAACGGATTGTTCAGGCCACGCTCACAGCCGGTTTTCATATCAGTCAGCTCGTGGCACGCCATATGGTGGAAAACGGCAACGGAAAAATTGTGTTCATCTCCAGCGTCCAGGCAGAACGACCGTACACCCAGTGTTGTGCTTATGGAGCCGCCAAAGCAGGCCTGAACCTGTTGATGCAGACCATTGCCGTGGAACTTTCCCCTTATCGCATCAACGTGAATGCGATCGAACCTGGCTGGATCGACACACCAGGCGAACACGTCACGTTTACGGAACAGGAAATTACTGAAAAAGGAAAACAGTTGCCGTGGGGCCGCCTGGGACTGCCGGCCGAAATTGGACGGGCGGCGACTTTTCTGTCATCCAGTGACGCCGATTACATCAGCGGTTCGATCCTCGCCGTTGACGGCTTATTCCGGTACAAGGACTGTATCCACCGATTTTAG
- a CDS encoding aldolase/citrate lyase family protein codes for MRQSKTLTRLRNNESVRMCSLGHFIPGFVKHAAHHGFDCIWLDLEHRNWPDRDVQAILAFAHLFDIDIMLRAPTLEKTALYRYLEDGAAGLMIPHVSTVEKAMMLVDSVKFPPVGNRGLDSAGLDADFLANGPDEYLADVNQQTFLVVQIETPEAVENVDAIAAVEGVDCLFIGPADLNLRLQYDTGGVSFEDACERVAAACKKHGKAWGLPAPNQEELQRRTDQGARMLAHGGDFGAMMQMLKDSSDTLDAVFGEA; via the coding sequence ATGAGACAAAGTAAAACGCTTACCCGACTGCGGAATAACGAATCGGTCCGAATGTGCAGTCTCGGACATTTCATTCCTGGATTTGTCAAACACGCTGCTCATCATGGATTTGACTGCATCTGGCTGGATCTGGAACATCGCAACTGGCCCGACCGCGATGTGCAGGCCATTCTGGCGTTCGCTCATCTGTTCGATATCGACATCATGCTTCGTGCTCCAACCCTGGAGAAAACCGCTCTCTATCGATATCTGGAAGACGGAGCGGCCGGACTGATGATTCCGCATGTGAGTACTGTGGAAAAAGCGATGATGCTGGTGGACTCCGTAAAATTTCCGCCTGTAGGAAATCGTGGACTGGATTCGGCGGGACTCGATGCAGACTTCCTTGCCAATGGTCCGGACGAATATCTGGCAGACGTCAATCAACAGACATTTCTGGTTGTTCAGATTGAAACTCCCGAAGCTGTCGAAAATGTTGACGCGATTGCGGCGGTTGAGGGGGTGGACTGTCTGTTTATCGGCCCCGCGGATCTTAATTTGCGGCTTCAGTATGATACCGGGGGGGTGTCGTTTGAAGACGCCTGCGAACGAGTTGCGGCGGCCTGTAAGAAACACGGCAAGGCGTGGGGCCTGCCGGCACCGAACCAGGAAGAACTGCAGCGTCGTACTGATCAGGGAGCCCGAATGCTGGCCCACGGTGGTGACTTTGGCGCTATGATGCAGATGCTGAAAGACTCTTCGGACACGCTTGATGCCGTATTTGGGGAGGCTTAA
- a CDS encoding sodium-coupled permease, translating to MNVTRILIFAVICCRMAVCSAADSAVSVRSNGLAIIDWVIIACYAGGTIGLGWYYSRQQSSTEEYFVGDRKMNPIFVGVSLFATLLSTISYLSMPGESLGKGPVGMTIFLTLPVVYLVVAYGLLPVYMKQQVTSAYELLEDRLGLSVRLLGAFLFILLRLTWMSLLVFVTAQAMVIMMGLGDQYIPVIALVTGFVAVIYTSLGGLRAVIITDFMQTILLYGGALLVLALICFDLGGFGWFPTEWNDSWDTQPFFPDSLSTRASFVGAFASFLVWFVCTAGGDQTSVQRFMSTSSASAARRALATQLTVSVIVGVTLGLVGFALLGYYEAHPELVPAGASLKENADKMFPHFIGFHLPVGIAGLVVAAMFAAAMSSIDSGVNSITAVVMTDGFDRLGSRALTERQHVVLARCLAFGIGAVAVVGSSMMGLVPGNFSEVTTRTANLLTTPIFGLFFFALFVPFASPAGAWIGTCFGTLTAVLVGFCGPIFGTVPGTDLPPISFYWIGPMALTANIMTGCIGSLIFPTRPKAGADTAVT from the coding sequence ATGAATGTAACTCGTATTCTGATATTCGCAGTGATTTGCTGCCGGATGGCCGTTTGTTCAGCGGCGGATTCGGCAGTCTCCGTTAGATCGAATGGTCTGGCAATCATCGATTGGGTCATCATCGCATGCTACGCCGGAGGCACAATCGGACTTGGCTGGTACTACAGTCGTCAACAGAGTTCAACTGAGGAGTATTTCGTCGGCGACCGGAAGATGAATCCGATATTTGTCGGAGTGTCACTCTTTGCCACGCTGCTGAGCACGATTTCCTATCTGTCGATGCCGGGAGAATCGCTGGGCAAGGGGCCGGTCGGGATGACCATCTTTCTTACTCTGCCTGTGGTTTACCTGGTAGTTGCCTACGGTCTGCTGCCGGTGTACATGAAGCAACAGGTCACCAGTGCATACGAACTGCTCGAAGACAGGCTTGGCCTGAGTGTGCGTTTGCTGGGAGCATTTCTGTTCATCTTGCTTCGTCTGACCTGGATGTCTCTGCTCGTCTTCGTGACGGCGCAGGCGATGGTCATCATGATGGGACTTGGTGATCAGTATATCCCGGTTATTGCTCTGGTCACTGGATTCGTGGCCGTGATTTACACGTCACTGGGAGGACTCCGGGCAGTGATCATCACTGATTTCATGCAGACGATCCTGTTGTATGGTGGTGCTCTGCTGGTGCTGGCGCTCATCTGTTTTGATCTGGGAGGTTTTGGCTGGTTTCCGACCGAATGGAATGATTCATGGGACACTCAGCCGTTTTTTCCTGACAGTCTGTCTACTCGTGCATCGTTTGTTGGTGCGTTTGCAAGTTTTCTGGTTTGGTTTGTGTGCACAGCAGGTGGCGATCAAACATCCGTGCAGCGTTTTATGTCTACCTCCAGTGCCAGTGCGGCACGCCGTGCCCTTGCTACGCAGCTCACGGTATCGGTGATTGTTGGTGTGACACTGGGACTGGTGGGGTTCGCACTGCTGGGGTATTACGAAGCGCATCCTGAGTTGGTACCCGCCGGTGCGTCACTCAAAGAAAATGCGGACAAAATGTTTCCTCACTTTATCGGATTCCATTTGCCGGTCGGAATAGCCGGACTGGTTGTCGCGGCTATGTTCGCAGCTGCGATGTCGAGCATTGATTCCGGCGTGAATTCGATTACTGCGGTTGTGATGACGGATGGTTTCGATCGTCTGGGCAGCAGAGCGCTCACAGAGCGCCAGCACGTTGTGCTGGCCCGTTGCCTTGCATTCGGGATCGGAGCCGTGGCAGTGGTTGGCAGTTCAATGATGGGTCTTGTGCCGGGGAATTTTTCCGAAGTCACGACCAGGACGGCAAACCTTCTGACGACTCCAATTTTCGGATTGTTTTTCTTTGCGTTATTTGTGCCGTTCGCAAGTCCGGCAGGAGCGTGGATTGGAACATGTTTTGGAACACTGACGGCTGTGCTGGTTGGATTTTGCGGTCCAATTTTTGGGACGGTTCCCGGAACTGACCTGCCTCCAATCAGTTTCTACTGGATTGGGCCCATGGCCCTTACTGCAAACATTATGACTGGCTGCATCGGTAGTTTGATTTTTCCCACCAGGCCGAAAGCAGGGGCCGATACTGCCGTAACGTAA
- a CDS encoding Gfo/Idh/MocA family oxidoreductase, whose protein sequence is MSPLRIGVTGSGFMGRTHIDAAHKLTSTQPVAVAGGRRASKLAQDYGIDTEPDVESLVRRNDIDAIIISTPHHCHCSESLAAAAAGKHVLVEKPMATSVADCDLMTSTFAERNLVLSVGYHQRFRESNLRTRELIRSGAIGNVRCVQMSSLFDINTMREDDGFGGTWSWWTDPRSVAHLINSAPHNIDLCRWWLGTELMSVAAHSGTFREDNPNENTTMALLSFVDGTMSTFWSSSVVPSPGFQGEAFRFRIMGDDGVIDFDPFGQLQLGRNGSVENVYEQPTVGHDDSNAAFQMNRMQAYCDQMQSFVNTIQGRAGGEGSTADGRAGVSAVLAMLESSETGRTIQIDDA, encoded by the coding sequence ATGTCCCCACTGAGAATTGGCGTCACGGGTTCCGGATTCATGGGCCGGACACACATCGATGCCGCACATAAGCTGACGTCGACACAACCCGTCGCTGTTGCCGGAGGTCGTCGTGCCTCGAAACTTGCACAGGACTACGGGATTGACACCGAGCCCGATGTTGAGTCACTCGTTCGGCGTAATGACATCGATGCGATTATCATTTCAACGCCACACCACTGTCACTGCAGCGAATCCCTGGCAGCCGCAGCCGCGGGTAAACATGTACTGGTCGAAAAACCAATGGCCACGTCTGTAGCGGACTGTGATCTTATGACATCAACGTTCGCGGAACGTAACCTGGTGCTTTCGGTTGGCTACCATCAGCGGTTTCGAGAGTCAAATTTGCGTACTCGTGAATTGATCCGGTCAGGAGCGATTGGCAACGTCCGCTGTGTTCAGATGTCAAGTTTGTTCGATATAAACACAATGCGGGAAGACGATGGATTCGGCGGAACCTGGAGTTGGTGGACGGATCCGCGCAGTGTGGCTCATTTAATCAATAGTGCACCTCACAATATTGATCTTTGCCGATGGTGGCTGGGTACCGAACTGATGAGTGTTGCCGCTCACAGTGGAACATTTCGCGAAGATAACCCCAACGAAAACACCACCATGGCGCTGCTCAGCTTTGTGGACGGCACGATGTCGACATTCTGGTCCTCCAGCGTGGTTCCTTCCCCCGGTTTTCAGGGCGAAGCATTCCGTTTTCGCATCATGGGCGACGACGGTGTCATCGACTTCGATCCTTTTGGTCAGTTACAGCTTGGTAGAAACGGCTCAGTGGAAAATGTGTACGAGCAACCGACTGTTGGACACGACGATTCCAATGCGGCCTTCCAAATGAACCGCATGCAGGCCTATTGCGACCAGATGCAGTCGTTTGTGAACACGATTCAGGGCAGGGCAGGCGGGGAAGGCTCAACGGCAGATGGGCGTGCCGGGGTCTCGGCCGTCCTGGCCATGCTGGAATCGTCTGAGACCGGCCGAACGATTCAGATCGACGACGCTTAA